The Ornithinibacillus sp. 4-3 region AAGTTTTCTATTTTGGAAGTACTGAAAAATCCGCAAATTATTTGTTAAAACTGGTCCTGCAGGGAAGAAAAACAGCAACAGCATCTAGCATTTATCAATATAAATTGACGGATAGTAATTATCCAAAAGTAGGAGACTTATCAATTGTTACAGATTATAATGGAAATCCTAAATGTATAATTGAAACAAGAGAAACTTTACAACTTAAGTTTAGTGATATGACCTATGATATTTGTAAACGCGAAGGAGAAGATGACACTCTTGAATCCTGGCAACAGAAGCATATTGAATTTTTCACGAAAATAGGTGAAGAACTTGGCTTTGAATTTTCGTTTGATATGGATATAATTTTTGAGGACTTTGGAGTTGTTTATAAGTAATTTGCTAGACTATGTACTGCTCTAGAATAATTCATCGCAGCCAAACTCATTCATAAATCGGTCATCCTTGAAAAAATTCGATAAGTCCAGTATTTATGCGAACAACTCGATTTCCATGTTTTAAATAAAGCATCCACTCATTACTATAGCTAATGAATGGATGCTTTTAGACTTTTTCAACATAGAAACATCACTTCTTGCCTAACCTTCTGAATAAATAATAAAGAACACTCCACAATATAAAACAACTAAGATTTTAATAAAATGAATTCAAAATCCACTTACTCTGTCTTACAAAAGACGGTTAAATCATAATATTTCCCCAACTGAAGAGCATACTAAGGCTGTATATATAAATCCTGATAAGAATAAGGAGGCTTTTATTTTGGCTGAAAATCAAGATAAAAAAACAACAAATGAGAAAAAAGTGAAGCGTGAGACGTTAACAACGCGTCAAGGACAACCTGTATTCGATAATCAAAATATCCGTACGATTGGGAATCGAGGTCCAGCAACACTTGAGAATTACCATTTCATTGAAAAAATCTCTCATTTTGATCGAGAAGAAGTACCAGAGCGTGTTGTACATGCTCGAGGTAGCGGGGCATTTGGATACTTTGAAACATATGGTAAAGTTGGCGATGAGCCAGTAGAAAAGTACACACGTGCAAAAGTATTTTCAGGTGCTGGGAAGAAAACACCATTGATGGTCCGTTTTTCTACAGTGGCTGGAGCAAAAGATTCACCTGAAACTGCGCGAGATCCGCGTGGCTTTGCAGTAAAAATGTATACTGAGGATGGCAACTGGGATCTAGTTGGAAATAACTTAAAAATTTTCTTCATCCGGGATGCAATGAAATTCCCTGATATGATTCACGCATTTAAAGCAGATCCTGCCTCAAACGTACCTAACCCTCAACGAATGTTTGATTTCGTTTCTCGTTCACCTGAGGCAACCCATATGATAACATTTTTGTTCTCTCCATGGGGGATTCCAGCTACATACCGTCATATGCAAGGATCAGGTGTAAACACTTATAAATGGGTCAATGATAAAGGCGAGGCTGTACTTGTAAAATATCATTGGGAACCGAAACAAGGAATTCGTAACTTAACACAAGATGAGGCAAATGAGATTCAAGCAAAGAATGTCGGACATGCAACTCAAGACTTATATGAAGCAATTGAACGCGGTGATTATCCAGAATGGGAGCTATATGTACAAATCATGGAAGATGATTATCATCCAGAACTCGACTTTGATCCACTTGATGATACGAAATTGTGGCCAGAGGATCAGTTTCCATGGTTACCAGTAGGTAAAATGGTGCTCGATCGTAATCCAATAGATTTTCATGCGGAGATTGAGCAAGCTGCCTTTGGTACAGGAGTACTTGTTGATGGTATGGATTTTTCAGATGATAAAATGCTCCAAGGACGTACCTTTTCCTACTCTGATACACAGCGTCATCGCGTCGGTGCAAACTATTTGTTATTACCTACAAACGCACCAAAAGCACCAGTACGTACAAATCAACAACGGGGTCAGATGGATTTCCGAAACCCTAAAGAATCAACGGATAATCCTCATATCAATTATGAACCGTCCATGCTAGGTGGTCTTGAGGAAGCAAATGCAGAACGACCACCACATCGACCAATATATAACGATGCAGCTATGAGCGCTCCAATTGATCGTCCTAATCACTACGGGCAAGCAGGTAACACATATCGAGAATTTGAAGATTGGGAGCGTGATGAATTAATTAAAAATTTATCTGAAGCGCTTGCGGTCTGTGATAAGAGCATTCAAGATGCTATGGTCGAACATTTTACCAAGGCTGATGAAGAATACGGCAAACGTGTCAAAGAAGGAATCGCTAAGAAAATGGCAGAAATAGAAGAAATGGATAAAGAAAACAATATTCCAGGTCGTGAAGCAGGCAAGTCAAAATTTGAACAAGGTTCTCTAGCAGCAAACGAAGCAGCAAAAGATGCTGTGAAGAAAAGTCATGAAGTTGATCCTTATTAATCATTTGAAAAAGCTGTTCGGAAAAAGATTCCGAACAGCTTTATTTTAGTTACTTGCTTAGCTTGTTCTTAAACAGTCTTACGATTCCAATGTCGATGTTCTGCAATAGCTTTAGTAAAATTCTTCACAAACATTGCCCCTTCTCCTGCTACCACACCTTGACTTCCGATGAAATCATTCTCTTCTAAAAACATCATTCCGTCTTGCGAGGCACCAATTGGTTTGTAATGTTTATATGCCTCCTTTAAATAATAAGTGGTATGCATATAAAAATCACTATTCTGACCTGCCCCTGACGCAACATAGATTGCATCATATAAGACAGGATCTGTTGTTGTAAACGTATGATTAGCCATCAATTCCTGACCAACTGTTCCCTTTAACATTCCCTGTTTCTCACTAATGATCTCATAAATAACACCATTTGTATTCAGGCCATGCAATATTTCAATGACCTCCTTCTCATTAAAAGCATGATTTAAAATAACGCCTACTTTGCGAGTTGCAGCAGTCTTTATCGTATTCAGTTGACTTAATGAAGGAAAGGTTTTAGTTACTGGAGAATCTTGTACACCTGCTGGAGCCACTACACCAAGATTAGCAGCAATTTGAGTAGCTAAATGGATATCCACATTGGCAAACATGTTTACTACTTGCTGGCGTACATTCATATCCTTCACATGCCCAACCTCAAAGCTAAAGGCATCGATAATATACTTTCGCTCTGGATCACTCACACTATTCCAAAAGATTTTTGCTTGTGAAAAATGATCATTGAAGCTTGCACTCCGTTGACGTACTTTTTTACCTTCAACTTTTTCTTGATAATGTGCAAATCCACCTTGCTCTTCACTTATAGGAGCTGGAGTATTATTTGCCATTGAATTCTTATGATAGGCTACTTTCCCCTTATTGATCGTTTGACGATGGTACCCATCACGCTGATTATTATAGAAAGGTACGACTGGTCGATTAATAGGGATCTCATGAAAATTTGGGCCACCTAGTCGAATCAATTGTGTATCCGTATAAGAGAACAATCTCCCTTGTAATAACGGATCATTCGAAAAATCGATTCCGGGAACAATATGTCCTGGATGAAAAGCAACTTGCTCCGTTTCAGCAAAGAAATTATCAACATTTTTATTTAATGTCATCTTTCCAATTATTTTTACTGGAACTTCTTCTTCCGGCCAAAACTTTGTTGCATCTAAAATATCAAAATCAAAGGCAAACTCATCTTTTTCCTCAATCATTTGCACACCTAACTCATACTCAACAAAGTTCCCCATCTCAATGGCATCATATATATCCCTGCGATGAAAGTCTGGATCCTTCCCGCTAATTTTCTGTGCTTCATCCCACACTAAAGAATGCACACCAAGTTTCGGCTTCCAATGAAGTCGTATAAAGCGGGCAACACCCTCTTTATTTACAAAGCGAAACGTATTGATACTAAAGCCCTCTACCATTCGATAACTTCTTGGAACTGCTCTAGGTGACATAAGAAACATAATTTGATTAGCTGTTTCTTGATTGTTTGCTACAAAATCCCATAATGTATCATGAGCGGCAGTTGCTTGCGGTATTTCATTATGTGGCTCAGGCTTAATCGCGTGAACAATATCAGGAAACTTAATACCGTCCTGAATAAAAAATACAGGATGAATGTTATTAACTAAATCATAGGTTCCCTCTTCTGTGTAAAACTTGGTCGCAAACCCTCGAACGTCCCGAACCGTGTCTGCAGATCCTCGAGACCCTACCACTGTTGAAAAACGAACAAAGACAGGCGTCTTTTTACCCGCTTCTGATAAAAATTTTGCTTTTGTGTATTCTTCCATCGATTCGTATGCTTCAAACTCACCATGTGCAGCGAACCCGCGTGCATGCACAACACGTTCAGGAATTCGTTCATGGTCAAAGTGTGTTATCTTTTCCCGAAAATGAAAGTCCTCCATCAAAGTCGGACCCCGTTCACCAGCTGTTAAGCTTAGTTCATCTTCAGAAATTTTTAATCCCTGATTTGTTGTCATATCTTGATTCATATCATCTACTTTAAAATTCTCCAATTGATCCTGTTTACTCTTTTCATTAATATTATCTTTTTCATGCATAAGCATTTCCCTTTCATTTATGTAGTTATTACGTAACCTTTCCAAAAGAGGCAATACTATACTCGCTTAATAAAAAAAGAAGCCTTTCCTAAGTTAAGTAAACTTAAGGAAAAGCCTCTTTTAAATCTCTTTAATTTTTCTAAAATAAACTCTATCATTTGAAACTAATCTGTTATTTTTTTAATGAGGATAAGAAAACATCTTGTGCTGCTTTTACCCCAGCTCCACTCTCGAATGAATAGCCAAAGTCCTGTAACCCTGCTTCCATGAGAGAAACTGCTTGAAGGATATCACTAGGGAAGCAATAGCCCATATGACCAAACCTAAAAACTTCGCCTTGAAGATGACCAAGAGCACCAGCAAGATCCAGATGATATTTTTTCTTTAAGTGTGCTAAATAAGCGGAAAGGTCCAATCCCTTAGGAGTACGGATCGCTGTTACCGTTGGTGATGCATACTCATCACTTGTTAATAATTCAATGGAAAGAGCCTTCATGGATTCTCGAACCATATTTTTCATGACTTCATGGCGTTCTACTGTTTTCGGAAATCCACCTTCCTCTTCGATTAAATCACAGACAGCAGATAATCCCATAATCAACGAAACCGTTGGTGTATTAGGGGTCATACCTTTTGCTGCCCATTCACGATAGCTTAATAAATCTAAATAATAAACTGCTGTACAGTTTGTCTCTATGACCTTCCAAGCTCTTTCACTAACAGCTAGTAAGGAAAGTCCAGGTGGAAGCATCATTGCTTTTTGTGAACCTGTTACTAAAATATCAATACCCCACCCGTCCATTTCAGCAGGAGCTCCTCCAATACAGCTAACCCCATCAACAATAAAAAGAGCATCTGAATGATCTCGTACTGCCTCTGCTAGCTGTGCGACTGGGTTTAAAATACCTGTAGAAGTTTCATTATAAGTGGCAAAAACAGCCTTGATATTGGATAAAGGTTTTAAAAAATCAATCAGATCTTCCTTCGTACAAGCTTCTCCCCACTCTTTTTCAAGCTTATGTACATGCAAGCCATGTTTTTCACATATCGAAACAAAATAATCTCCAAAAGCACCAACTGTAACAACAACTACTTCGTCACCTGCAGAAGCC contains the following coding sequences:
- a CDS encoding ASCH domain-containing protein: MDNKVHAYWENFLLETNRAKETKCFEVFYFGSTEKSANYLLKLVLQGRKTATASSIYQYKLTDSNYPKVGDLSIVTDYNGNPKCIIETRETLQLKFSDMTYDICKREGEDDTLESWQQKHIEFFTKIGEELGFEFSFDMDIIFEDFGVVYK
- a CDS encoding catalase: MAENQDKKTTNEKKVKRETLTTRQGQPVFDNQNIRTIGNRGPATLENYHFIEKISHFDREEVPERVVHARGSGAFGYFETYGKVGDEPVEKYTRAKVFSGAGKKTPLMVRFSTVAGAKDSPETARDPRGFAVKMYTEDGNWDLVGNNLKIFFIRDAMKFPDMIHAFKADPASNVPNPQRMFDFVSRSPEATHMITFLFSPWGIPATYRHMQGSGVNTYKWVNDKGEAVLVKYHWEPKQGIRNLTQDEANEIQAKNVGHATQDLYEAIERGDYPEWELYVQIMEDDYHPELDFDPLDDTKLWPEDQFPWLPVGKMVLDRNPIDFHAEIEQAAFGTGVLVDGMDFSDDKMLQGRTFSYSDTQRHRVGANYLLLPTNAPKAPVRTNQQRGQMDFRNPKESTDNPHINYEPSMLGGLEEANAERPPHRPIYNDAAMSAPIDRPNHYGQAGNTYREFEDWERDELIKNLSEALAVCDKSIQDAMVEHFTKADEEYGKRVKEGIAKKMAEIEEMDKENNIPGREAGKSKFEQGSLAANEAAKDAVKKSHEVDPY
- a CDS encoding catalase, giving the protein MHEKDNINEKSKQDQLENFKVDDMNQDMTTNQGLKISEDELSLTAGERGPTLMEDFHFREKITHFDHERIPERVVHARGFAAHGEFEAYESMEEYTKAKFLSEAGKKTPVFVRFSTVVGSRGSADTVRDVRGFATKFYTEEGTYDLVNNIHPVFFIQDGIKFPDIVHAIKPEPHNEIPQATAAHDTLWDFVANNQETANQIMFLMSPRAVPRSYRMVEGFSINTFRFVNKEGVARFIRLHWKPKLGVHSLVWDEAQKISGKDPDFHRRDIYDAIEMGNFVEYELGVQMIEEKDEFAFDFDILDATKFWPEEEVPVKIIGKMTLNKNVDNFFAETEQVAFHPGHIVPGIDFSNDPLLQGRLFSYTDTQLIRLGGPNFHEIPINRPVVPFYNNQRDGYHRQTINKGKVAYHKNSMANNTPAPISEEQGGFAHYQEKVEGKKVRQRSASFNDHFSQAKIFWNSVSDPERKYIIDAFSFEVGHVKDMNVRQQVVNMFANVDIHLATQIAANLGVVAPAGVQDSPVTKTFPSLSQLNTIKTAATRKVGVILNHAFNEKEVIEILHGLNTNGVIYEIISEKQGMLKGTVGQELMANHTFTTTDPVLYDAIYVASGAGQNSDFYMHTTYYLKEAYKHYKPIGASQDGMMFLEENDFIGSQGVVAGEGAMFVKNFTKAIAEHRHWNRKTV
- a CDS encoding alanine--glyoxylate aminotransferase family protein, whose protein sequence is MYSNILRHPGPTPIPKRVELAMAQNIFSHRSEEFVKLYQETTERVKPIFGTKQDILLLPSGGTAALEAAVANTASAGDEVVVVTVGAFGDYFVSICEKHGLHVHKLEKEWGEACTKEDLIDFLKPLSNIKAVFATYNETSTGILNPVAQLAEAVRDHSDALFIVDGVSCIGGAPAEMDGWGIDILVTGSQKAMMLPPGLSLLAVSERAWKVIETNCTAVYYLDLLSYREWAAKGMTPNTPTVSLIMGLSAVCDLIEEEGGFPKTVERHEVMKNMVRESMKALSIELLTSDEYASPTVTAIRTPKGLDLSAYLAHLKKKYHLDLAGALGHLQGEVFRFGHMGYCFPSDILQAVSLMEAGLQDFGYSFESGAGVKAAQDVFLSSLKK